A part of Bacillota bacterium genomic DNA contains:
- a CDS encoding ATP-binding protein, producing the protein MSTPQSIALLARELKLSTFADYQQVLRLAAEKGLGYEEFLHEMLTREVSVRKENQVKKRIRDARFPLIKTLDEFKFDALPHVKEALVWQLATGEFIQCRENIVMIGNPGTGNYAKC; encoded by the coding sequence GTGAGCACCCCCCAGAGCATAGCACTGTTAGCCAGGGAATTGAAACTTTCCACGTTTGCTGATTACCAACAGGTGCTGCGTCTGGCTGCCGAAAAAGGCCTTGGCTATGAAGAATTTCTGCACGAGATGTTGACCCGGGAAGTATCTGTCCGCAAGGAAAATCAGGTAAAGAAAAGAATCCGGGATGCCCGCTTCCCCTTGATCAAAACCCTGGATGAGTTCAAGTTTGATGCTCTACCCCACGTCAAGGAGGCGCTGGTCTGGCAGTTAGCCACCGGTGAATTTATCCAATGTCGTGAAAACATCGTGATGATCGGTAATCCCGGCACCGGGAATTATGCAAAGTGTTGA